The following are encoded together in the Juglans microcarpa x Juglans regia isolate MS1-56 chromosome 2D, Jm3101_v1.0, whole genome shotgun sequence genome:
- the LOC121249448 gene encoding uncharacterized mitochondrial protein AtMg00810-like, with protein MVVSHHMPIDGPLFSDPTFYRSLIGAIQYLTITQPDIAHVVNSVSQFLHSPTDNHFLTIKRILRYVKGTLHFCLTFHPSVAPGALVDYSDADWAGCLDTCRSTSNYSIYLGDNLVPWSAKK; from the coding sequence ATGGTTGTTTCTCACCACATGCCTATTGATGGTCCTCTGTTTTCGGATCCCACGTTTTACAGGTCTCTTATTGGTGCTATCCAATATTTGACTATTACACAACCTGATATTGCTCATGTTGTTAACTCTGTTAGTCAATTCCTACATTCCCCGACTGACAACCACTTTCTTACTATCAAACGCATTCTTCGCTATGTTAAGGGCACACTGCATTTTTGTCTTACTTTTCATCCATCTGTTGCTCCCGGTGCTTTAGTTGATTACTCGGATGCTGACTGGGCTGGGTGTCTTGATACTTGCCGTTCTACCTCTAATTACTCTATTTATCTTGGTGACAATTTAGTTCCTTGGAGTGCAAAAAAATAA
- the LOC121249850 gene encoding uncharacterized protein LOC121249850 isoform X2, whose product MVVVGLHPNCDIQALDRLYNARRSEGSGKLRSALSFQNQSRVEPSLEPQVLLVYPPEKELPLKYKDLLSFCFPGGLEVHAIERTPSMSEMNEILLGQEHLKQSDLSFVFRLQVADDSTMYGCCVLVDELVQKPSGLLSMISDKLPSRPSLSRHILTTRRCYCILSRFPFFELHFGVLNSIFTEERLERLMKDIDLLNLVSPEDCGKAETLEENAGANSDCESLDCGAAKDIKNETPEISELSLRESKLEKVRADGSHEEHQILDGDFGLLKKGIVDNRVLPIDAYSETVTAKSESSAAHSEDCDMNIDDCLGNKQVVERRLPNAVLPLLRYYQYESSDSSSSFQGSPSEDRNFRSDVDDTETEEASFSGQEDPSDLIDILEWAKANNNGSLQIICEYYQLHCPTRGSTLRFHPLEHLHPLEYHRPDEMVLHIAGSTIDLRSCSTSLQFAEAHSALLAEEEATALSVWAIACICGSLRLENVLTFFAGALLEKQIVVVCSNLGILSASVLSIIPLIRPYQWQSLLMPVLPNDMLDFLDAPVPYIVGVKNKTNEVQSKLANVILVDINKNQVKSSSIPQLPKQKELLSSLSPYHAKLVGESYLGRKRPVYECTDVQVEAAKGFLAVLRSYLDSLCSKLRSHTITNVQSNDDKVSLLLKESFIDSFPSRDRPFMKLFVDTQLFSVHTDLVLSFFQKE is encoded by the exons ATGGTAGTCGTAGGGCTTCATCCCAACTGTGATATTCAAGCACTTGATAGGCTATACAATGCCAGAAGGTCTGAAGGTTCTGGAAAATTGCGAAGCGCACTAAGTTTTCAGAATCAATCGCGTGTGGAACCCAGCCTTGAACCTCAG GTCTTACTTGTTTACCCTCCAGAAAAGGAGCTGCCTCTCAAATACAAAGatcttctttcattttgctTCCCTGGAGGCTTGGAG GTTCATGCCATTGAGAGAACTCCTTCCATGAGTGAAATGAATGAAATTCTTCTCGGGCAG GAACACCTTAAACAAAGTGATCTCTCCTTTGTATTCCGGTTACAG GTTGCCGATGATTCAACAATGTACGGGTGCTGTGTGTTAGTTGATGAACTAGTACAAAAGCCCTCTGGATTGCTTTCCATGATTTCAGACAAACTGCCTTCCCGTCCATCTTTAAGCCGTCATATATTGACCACAAGGAGATGTTATTGCATTCTTTCGAGGTTTCCCTTCTTCGAATTGCATTTTGGTGTGTTGAATAG CATATTCACAGAAGAAAGGTTGGAGCGGTTGATGAAAGATATTGATCTTTTAAATTTGGTGTCCCCTGAGGACTGTGGGAAGGCAGAAACCTTGGAAGAAAATGCAGGTGCAAATTCAGATTGTGAATCACTGGATTGTGGAGCTGCAAAGGACATAAAGAACGAAACCCCGGAAATTTCTGAATTAAGTTTAAGAGAGTCTaaacttgaaaaagttagaGCTGATGGGAGTCATGAAGAGCATCAAATACTTGATGGAGACTTTGGCTTGTTGAAGAAAGGTATTGTTGATAATCGCGTCCTTCCTATAGATGCATATTCTGAGACAGTGACAGCTAAAAGCGAATCTAGTGCTGCCCATTCTGAAGATTGTgatatgaatattgatgattgcTTGGGAAACAAACAAGTGGTAGAAAGGCGTTTGCCGAATGCTGTTCTGCCTCTCCTGCGGTATTATCAGTATGAAAGCTCTGACTCTTCCTCTAG tTTTCAGGGTTCTCCTAGTGAAGACAGAAATTTTAGAAGTGATGTTGATGATACGGAAACAGAAGAGGCATCTTTCTCTGGCCAGGAAGATCCCAGTGACCTCATTGATATTCTTGAGTGGGCTAAG GCAAACAACAATGGGTCATTACAGATTATATGTGAATATTACCAGTTACATTGCCCTACCCGAGGTTCAACACTTAGGTTTCATCCTTTGGAGCACTTGCATCCTTTGGAATATCACAGACCagatgaaatggttttacaCATTGCTGGCTCAACTATTGATTTGAGATCATGCAGCACAAGTCTGCAGTTTGCGGAG GCACACAGTGCACTCTTGGCGGAGGAGGAAGCAACTGCATTATCCGTATGGGCTATTGCGTGCATATGTGGTTCGTTACGACTTGAGAAT GTCTTAACATTTTTTGCAGGGGCACTACTGGAGAAGCAGATTGTGGTCGTTTGTTCCAATCTG GGAATTTTATCTGCCTCAGTTTTGTCCATTATCCCATTAATCCGTCCCTACCAGTGGCAAAGCCTTCTAATGCCG GTTTTACCAAATGACATGCTGGACTTTTTGGATGCACCTGTCCCTTACATT GTCGGTGTGAAGAACAAAACCAATGAAGTACAGTCAAAGTTGGCTAATGTCATTCTCGTTGACATAAACAAGAACCAG GTGAAGTCATCGTCAATACCTCAACTGCCAAAACAAAAGGAGTTACTTTCCTCCCTAAGTCCTTATCATGCAAAGCTTGTTGGAGAAAGTTATTTGGGGAGAAAACGGCCAGTCTATGAATGCACAGACGTGCAG GTCGAAGCAGCCAAGGGTTTCCTAGCGGTGCTTAGGTCTTACTTGGACTCCCTTTGCTCAAAGCTCCGTTCACACACAATTACAAATGTACAGTCCAATGATGATAAG GTATCATTGCTTTTGAAGGAGAGTTTCATTGATTCATTCCCTAGTCGTGATCGTCCATTTATGAAG CTTTTTGTGGACACACAACTCTTCTCTGTACATACAGATCttgttctctctttcttccaGAAGGAATAG
- the LOC121249850 gene encoding uncharacterized protein LOC121249850 isoform X1: protein MANNEDTGSPGWGASFFMQTTEDVARAVAAAAAAATAAHSPRPSVVYSLKEDTGGSTIQKLQRQVNRVLKGFSQPPEVRSSTYNPEILTSQKRQWASFQLQYLDHRSLKEPTRLFEGMVVVGLHPNCDIQALDRLYNARRSEGSGKLRSALSFQNQSRVEPSLEPQVLLVYPPEKELPLKYKDLLSFCFPGGLEVHAIERTPSMSEMNEILLGQEHLKQSDLSFVFRLQVADDSTMYGCCVLVDELVQKPSGLLSMISDKLPSRPSLSRHILTTRRCYCILSRFPFFELHFGVLNSIFTEERLERLMKDIDLLNLVSPEDCGKAETLEENAGANSDCESLDCGAAKDIKNETPEISELSLRESKLEKVRADGSHEEHQILDGDFGLLKKGIVDNRVLPIDAYSETVTAKSESSAAHSEDCDMNIDDCLGNKQVVERRLPNAVLPLLRYYQYESSDSSSSFQGSPSEDRNFRSDVDDTETEEASFSGQEDPSDLIDILEWAKANNNGSLQIICEYYQLHCPTRGSTLRFHPLEHLHPLEYHRPDEMVLHIAGSTIDLRSCSTSLQFAEAHSALLAEEEATALSVWAIACICGSLRLENVLTFFAGALLEKQIVVVCSNLGILSASVLSIIPLIRPYQWQSLLMPVLPNDMLDFLDAPVPYIVGVKNKTNEVQSKLANVILVDINKNQVKSSSIPQLPKQKELLSSLSPYHAKLVGESYLGRKRPVYECTDVQVEAAKGFLAVLRSYLDSLCSKLRSHTITNVQSNDDKVSLLLKESFIDSFPSRDRPFMKLFVDTQLFSVHTDLVLSFFQKE, encoded by the exons ATGGCTAATAATGAAGATACAGGTAGCCCAGGATGGGGTGCTTCATTCTTCATGCAGACAACGGAAGATGTTGCAAGAGCTGTTGCTGCTGCAGCGGCTGCTGCCACTGCTGCTCATTCGCCACGGCCATCTGTGGTATATTCTTTGAAAGAGGATACTGGTGGTAGCACAATTCAAAAACTGCAGCGTCAAGTTAATAGAGTGCTAAAAGGATTCTCGCAACCTCCCGAAGTTAGAAGTTCAACTTACAATCCCGAAATTCTGACTAGCCAAAAGCGTCAGTGGGCAAGCTTTCAGTTACAATATTTG GATCATAGGTCTTTAAAGGAACCAACAAGGCTTTTTGAGGGCATGGTAGTCGTAGGGCTTCATCCCAACTGTGATATTCAAGCACTTGATAGGCTATACAATGCCAGAAGGTCTGAAGGTTCTGGAAAATTGCGAAGCGCACTAAGTTTTCAGAATCAATCGCGTGTGGAACCCAGCCTTGAACCTCAG GTCTTACTTGTTTACCCTCCAGAAAAGGAGCTGCCTCTCAAATACAAAGatcttctttcattttgctTCCCTGGAGGCTTGGAG GTTCATGCCATTGAGAGAACTCCTTCCATGAGTGAAATGAATGAAATTCTTCTCGGGCAG GAACACCTTAAACAAAGTGATCTCTCCTTTGTATTCCGGTTACAG GTTGCCGATGATTCAACAATGTACGGGTGCTGTGTGTTAGTTGATGAACTAGTACAAAAGCCCTCTGGATTGCTTTCCATGATTTCAGACAAACTGCCTTCCCGTCCATCTTTAAGCCGTCATATATTGACCACAAGGAGATGTTATTGCATTCTTTCGAGGTTTCCCTTCTTCGAATTGCATTTTGGTGTGTTGAATAG CATATTCACAGAAGAAAGGTTGGAGCGGTTGATGAAAGATATTGATCTTTTAAATTTGGTGTCCCCTGAGGACTGTGGGAAGGCAGAAACCTTGGAAGAAAATGCAGGTGCAAATTCAGATTGTGAATCACTGGATTGTGGAGCTGCAAAGGACATAAAGAACGAAACCCCGGAAATTTCTGAATTAAGTTTAAGAGAGTCTaaacttgaaaaagttagaGCTGATGGGAGTCATGAAGAGCATCAAATACTTGATGGAGACTTTGGCTTGTTGAAGAAAGGTATTGTTGATAATCGCGTCCTTCCTATAGATGCATATTCTGAGACAGTGACAGCTAAAAGCGAATCTAGTGCTGCCCATTCTGAAGATTGTgatatgaatattgatgattgcTTGGGAAACAAACAAGTGGTAGAAAGGCGTTTGCCGAATGCTGTTCTGCCTCTCCTGCGGTATTATCAGTATGAAAGCTCTGACTCTTCCTCTAG tTTTCAGGGTTCTCCTAGTGAAGACAGAAATTTTAGAAGTGATGTTGATGATACGGAAACAGAAGAGGCATCTTTCTCTGGCCAGGAAGATCCCAGTGACCTCATTGATATTCTTGAGTGGGCTAAG GCAAACAACAATGGGTCATTACAGATTATATGTGAATATTACCAGTTACATTGCCCTACCCGAGGTTCAACACTTAGGTTTCATCCTTTGGAGCACTTGCATCCTTTGGAATATCACAGACCagatgaaatggttttacaCATTGCTGGCTCAACTATTGATTTGAGATCATGCAGCACAAGTCTGCAGTTTGCGGAG GCACACAGTGCACTCTTGGCGGAGGAGGAAGCAACTGCATTATCCGTATGGGCTATTGCGTGCATATGTGGTTCGTTACGACTTGAGAAT GTCTTAACATTTTTTGCAGGGGCACTACTGGAGAAGCAGATTGTGGTCGTTTGTTCCAATCTG GGAATTTTATCTGCCTCAGTTTTGTCCATTATCCCATTAATCCGTCCCTACCAGTGGCAAAGCCTTCTAATGCCG GTTTTACCAAATGACATGCTGGACTTTTTGGATGCACCTGTCCCTTACATT GTCGGTGTGAAGAACAAAACCAATGAAGTACAGTCAAAGTTGGCTAATGTCATTCTCGTTGACATAAACAAGAACCAG GTGAAGTCATCGTCAATACCTCAACTGCCAAAACAAAAGGAGTTACTTTCCTCCCTAAGTCCTTATCATGCAAAGCTTGTTGGAGAAAGTTATTTGGGGAGAAAACGGCCAGTCTATGAATGCACAGACGTGCAG GTCGAAGCAGCCAAGGGTTTCCTAGCGGTGCTTAGGTCTTACTTGGACTCCCTTTGCTCAAAGCTCCGTTCACACACAATTACAAATGTACAGTCCAATGATGATAAG GTATCATTGCTTTTGAAGGAGAGTTTCATTGATTCATTCCCTAGTCGTGATCGTCCATTTATGAAG CTTTTTGTGGACACACAACTCTTCTCTGTACATACAGATCttgttctctctttcttccaGAAGGAATAG